From one Streptomyces sp. NBC_01478 genomic stretch:
- a CDS encoding family 43 glycosylhydrolase, which translates to MCMTLLPTTAHATNPAATAGSSEITDGLALWYKLDAASGQLAADSSGHGRDGTVNGTAGWNAGDGLTLNGSDTYVKVPDNILSGMSAITVSLDVQIDPAQASPYFIYGFGNSSGSNGNGYLFTTGNTFRTSIASGNWSTEQTTAPAASYNLPRTVWKHLSYTQTASGTGVLYEDGVEVARNTAVSITPGSIGGGTTTANFIGRSLYSGDKYFKGRIKDFRVYDRALDASEVEQLALPIATDGVARDKAALSLGDGTGAVVSDLTLPTAGTAGGSSISWSSDAPSVVSATGAVTRPASGEPDGHATLTATLKKGAVTDTKSFDITVLADFDDQHAVDRAAASLTVPNIDDVRGNLTLPANGDYSTAVEWSSADPSVVSAEGVVNRPAAGEGSTAVELTATVRRNDAFTTRTFIAKVPQLPVTEAKSGYLFSYFTGEGTADGEQVHFGLSKGNDPLKWREINNGNPVLTSTLGEKGLRDPFIIRSPEGDKFYQIATDLRIYGNGDWDAAQRTGSRAIMVWESTDLVHWTDQRLVTVSPKEAGNTWAPEAYYDKSLGSYVVFWASKIYDNEAHTGDTYNRMMYATTRDFRTFSKPKVWIDRGYSVIDSTMIEHDGQYYRFSKDERNNTSSSPNSKFIFEEKADSILDTDYASVAEGIGKGAMSAAEGPLVFKSNTEEKWYLFLDEFGGRGYIPFETTDLDSGVWTPSTDYSLPSSPRHGTVLPVTEAEYNRVLRAYQPDELVESAEDVTVSTAIGSAPVLPATVIAKYADGITRPVAVTWDDVPASAYESAGTFTVNGTLPDGATLHVQAHVTVSKDGGTDIPSGLVLRYDFDETSGNVVRDSSGHGNHGTYVNTPAFGTGVHGGSFVMRGGSSSSTTSPYVKIPNGVLKDTDSITVSTYAKWDPTATAVNQWLFGLGPDSDKYLFATPSNGGGSLYSAVTTGSWGAESKLSAGSKLAAGEWKHITVTLNGATRTAVLYLNGVQVAKTTGVTIKPSDLYDASKGYSGYIGKSLYAADPYFAGQVDDFRIYNRALSAAEVLELSGNTTGIASATLPELKTDAIVTDTQSRIVLPAKEGTELAALAPEFTLANDATISPASGTVRNFTKPVRYTVTGSDGATRVWTVQAIEMKSPVLPGLNADPDIVVFGDTFYIYPTTDGFPGWSGTQFKAYSSTDLVHWTDHGVILDLGPDVSWADSRAWAPTITEKNGKYYFYFCADANIGVAVSDSPTGPFKDALGKPLLAAGTFSGQMIDPAVFTDDDGTSYLYFGNGGAYVVPLNDDMISLDTSKVATITPDGFREGAFTIKRHGVYYFMWSENDTGDENYQVAYATGSSPMGPWTKRGVILSKDLALGIKGTGHHSVVRVPGTDDWYIAYHRFAIPGGDGTHRETTIDKLEFDADGLIKTVAPTLTSIKPVTVAHAGPDATGAEGGAIALTGTLSGADATPKWSVASGAPCTIVRARTLTPAITCTDNGTYEVTLTGGRSSDTLTVTVTNAAPVIRDATGPAKPVSVGAKITLTTHYTDPGSSDTLTCSVDWADGTAPTSCRAGHTYRKAGIYHPTVTVTDDDGAATSRTLTDLVVYDHAAGWAVGSGAFASPADAYPASPRLTGKAAFSFSLSYGRNATTPTGRVAFDFKAAGLKFRSTLSDWLVVTGSRARYQGSGTLNGVKGYGVSITATDHPDTFLINVWRKSTGATVYAGPTAALACGITIGHHPAAH; encoded by the coding sequence ATGTGCATGACGCTGCTGCCGACCACCGCACACGCCACGAACCCGGCAGCCACCGCGGGCTCCTCGGAGATCACCGACGGCCTCGCCCTCTGGTACAAACTCGACGCGGCCTCCGGCCAACTGGCTGCCGACTCCTCGGGCCACGGCCGGGACGGCACCGTGAACGGCACCGCCGGCTGGAACGCCGGCGACGGCCTCACCCTCAACGGGTCCGACACCTACGTGAAGGTGCCGGACAACATCTTGAGCGGCATGAGCGCGATCACCGTGTCACTGGACGTGCAGATCGACCCCGCGCAGGCCAGTCCTTACTTCATCTACGGATTCGGCAACTCCAGCGGCTCCAACGGCAACGGCTATCTCTTCACCACCGGCAACACCTTCCGTACCTCCATCGCTTCGGGCAACTGGTCGACCGAGCAGACCACCGCGCCCGCCGCCTCGTACAACCTGCCGCGCACCGTGTGGAAGCACCTCTCCTACACGCAGACGGCAAGCGGCACCGGCGTGCTCTACGAGGACGGTGTGGAGGTCGCCCGCAACACCGCCGTCAGCATCACGCCGGGTTCGATCGGCGGCGGCACCACTACCGCCAACTTCATCGGCCGCTCGCTCTACTCCGGCGACAAGTACTTCAAGGGGAGGATCAAGGACTTCCGGGTCTACGACCGGGCGCTGGACGCCTCCGAGGTCGAGCAGTTGGCGCTGCCGATCGCCACGGACGGGGTCGCGCGGGACAAGGCCGCGCTGAGCCTCGGCGACGGCACCGGCGCCGTCGTGTCGGACCTGACGCTGCCCACCGCCGGTACGGCGGGCGGCAGTTCGATCAGCTGGTCCAGCGACGCGCCGTCCGTGGTGTCGGCGACCGGCGCCGTCACCCGCCCTGCGAGCGGTGAGCCCGATGGTCACGCGACGCTCACCGCGACGCTGAAGAAGGGCGCGGTGACCGACACCAAGTCCTTCGACATCACCGTGCTGGCGGACTTCGACGACCAGCACGCCGTGGACCGGGCCGCAGCCTCGCTGACCGTCCCGAATATCGACGACGTACGCGGGAATCTGACGCTGCCCGCGAACGGCGACTACTCGACCGCGGTCGAGTGGTCGTCCGCCGACCCGTCCGTCGTCTCCGCCGAGGGAGTGGTCAACCGCCCGGCCGCGGGCGAGGGTTCGACCGCCGTCGAGCTGACCGCGACCGTCAGGCGCAACGACGCGTTCACAACCCGTACGTTCATTGCCAAGGTGCCCCAACTGCCGGTGACGGAAGCCAAGTCCGGCTACCTCTTCAGCTACTTCACCGGCGAGGGAACCGCCGACGGCGAGCAGGTCCACTTCGGGCTGAGCAAGGGCAACGACCCGCTGAAATGGCGGGAGATCAACAACGGCAACCCGGTGCTGACCTCGACGCTGGGCGAGAAGGGGTTGCGCGACCCGTTCATCATCCGCTCTCCTGAAGGCGACAAGTTCTACCAGATCGCCACCGACCTGCGGATCTACGGCAACGGCGACTGGGACGCCGCGCAGCGCACCGGCAGCCGGGCGATCATGGTGTGGGAGTCGACCGACCTGGTGCACTGGACCGACCAGCGGCTGGTGACGGTCTCGCCGAAGGAGGCCGGCAACACCTGGGCCCCGGAGGCCTATTACGACAAGTCCCTCGGCTCGTACGTCGTCTTCTGGGCGTCGAAAATCTACGACAACGAAGCGCACACAGGCGACACCTACAACCGCATGATGTACGCCACCACCCGTGACTTCCGTACCTTCAGTAAGCCCAAGGTGTGGATCGACCGCGGCTACTCGGTGATCGACTCCACGATGATCGAGCACGACGGCCAGTACTACCGTTTCTCCAAGGATGAGCGGAACAACACCTCCTCCTCCCCGAACAGCAAGTTCATCTTCGAGGAGAAGGCCGACTCGATCCTCGACACCGACTACGCCTCCGTGGCTGAGGGCATCGGCAAGGGCGCGATGAGCGCAGCCGAGGGACCGCTGGTCTTCAAGTCGAACACCGAGGAGAAGTGGTATCTCTTCCTCGACGAGTTCGGGGGCCGCGGCTACATACCGTTCGAGACGACTGACCTCGACTCGGGCGTCTGGACCCCGTCCACCGACTACTCGCTGCCGTCGTCGCCACGCCACGGAACCGTGCTGCCGGTCACCGAGGCCGAGTACAACCGGGTGCTGCGCGCTTATCAGCCCGACGAGCTGGTGGAGAGCGCCGAGGATGTGACGGTCTCCACCGCCATCGGCAGCGCGCCGGTGCTGCCCGCGACCGTCATCGCCAAGTACGCCGACGGCATCACCCGCCCGGTCGCCGTGACCTGGGACGACGTCCCGGCGTCGGCATACGAATCGGCCGGGACGTTCACCGTGAACGGCACCCTGCCGGACGGCGCCACACTCCACGTCCAGGCCCATGTCACGGTGTCCAAGGACGGCGGCACCGACATCCCGTCGGGACTGGTCCTGCGCTACGACTTCGACGAGACGTCCGGCAACGTCGTCCGGGACTCCAGCGGCCACGGCAACCACGGCACCTACGTCAACACCCCGGCCTTCGGAACTGGCGTGCACGGCGGTTCGTTCGTGATGAGGGGCGGCTCCAGCTCCTCCACCACCTCGCCGTACGTCAAGATCCCCAACGGCGTGCTGAAGGACACCGACAGCATCACCGTCTCCACCTACGCCAAGTGGGATCCGACGGCGACAGCGGTCAACCAGTGGCTCTTCGGCCTCGGCCCGGACAGCGACAAGTACCTCTTCGCGACACCGTCGAACGGCGGCGGGAGTCTCTACTCGGCCGTCACCACCGGAAGTTGGGGCGCCGAGTCGAAGCTGTCGGCGGGCTCGAAGCTCGCCGCCGGCGAGTGGAAACACATCACCGTCACCCTCAACGGCGCCACCAGGACCGCGGTCCTCTACCTCAACGGCGTGCAGGTGGCCAAAACCACCGGGGTGACCATCAAGCCGTCGGACCTCTACGACGCCTCGAAGGGCTACAGCGGCTACATCGGCAAGTCGCTGTACGCCGCCGACCCCTACTTCGCCGGCCAGGTGGACGACTTCCGGATCTACAACCGCGCGCTGTCCGCGGCCGAGGTGCTGGAGCTGAGCGGCAACACCACCGGTATCGCCAGTGCCACGCTGCCCGAGCTGAAGACCGACGCGATCGTCACCGACACCCAGAGCCGGATCGTGCTGCCGGCCAAGGAAGGCACTGAACTCGCCGCCCTGGCACCGGAGTTCACCCTGGCCAACGATGCGACCATCAGCCCCGCCTCCGGCACGGTCCGGAACTTCACCAAGCCGGTCAGGTACACCGTCACCGGCTCGGACGGCGCGACCCGCGTCTGGACCGTACAAGCGATTGAAATGAAGAGCCCGGTGCTGCCCGGTCTCAACGCCGACCCGGACATCGTGGTCTTCGGCGACACCTTCTACATCTATCCGACCACCGACGGGTTCCCCGGCTGGAGCGGCACCCAGTTCAAGGCGTACTCCTCCACCGACCTGGTGCACTGGACGGACCACGGCGTCATCCTCGACCTGGGTCCGGACGTCTCCTGGGCCGACAGCCGGGCCTGGGCGCCGACGATCACCGAGAAGAACGGCAAGTACTACTTCTACTTCTGCGCTGACGCCAACATCGGCGTCGCCGTCTCGGACTCCCCGACCGGTCCGTTCAAGGACGCGCTCGGCAAACCCCTCCTCGCGGCAGGCACGTTCAGCGGCCAGATGATCGACCCGGCGGTCTTCACCGACGACGACGGGACGTCGTACCTCTACTTCGGCAACGGCGGCGCGTACGTCGTCCCGCTGAACGACGACATGATCTCCCTGGACACCTCCAAGGTCGCCACGATCACTCCCGACGGTTTCCGGGAGGGCGCGTTCACCATCAAGCGGCACGGTGTCTACTACTTCATGTGGTCGGAGAACGACACCGGCGACGAGAACTACCAGGTCGCGTACGCCACCGGCAGCTCGCCGATGGGCCCCTGGACCAAGCGCGGCGTGATCCTGTCCAAGGACCTGGCGCTCGGCATCAAGGGCACCGGCCACCACTCGGTGGTCCGGGTCCCCGGCACCGACGACTGGTACATCGCCTACCACCGGTTCGCCATCCCGGGCGGCGACGGCACCCACCGCGAAACCACCATCGACAAGCTGGAGTTCGACGCCGACGGCCTGATCAAGACGGTGGCCCCCACCCTCACCAGCATCAAGCCGGTGACCGTCGCGCATGCCGGTCCCGACGCCACTGGAGCGGAGGGCGGCGCCATCGCCCTCACCGGCACCCTCTCCGGCGCGGACGCCACCCCGAAGTGGAGTGTTGCATCCGGAGCCCCGTGCACCATCGTCCGCGCCAGGACCCTCACCCCCGCCATCACCTGCACCGACAACGGCACTTACGAGGTCACCCTCACCGGCGGCCGCAGCAGCGACACCCTCACCGTCACCGTCACCAACGCGGCCCCGGTGATTCGCGACGCCACCGGACCCGCCAAGCCGGTATCGGTGGGCGCGAAGATCACCCTCACCACTCACTACACCGACCCGGGCAGCAGCGACACGCTCACCTGCTCGGTCGACTGGGCCGACGGCACAGCCCCGACGTCCTGCCGCGCGGGCCACACCTACCGCAAGGCCGGCATCTACCACCCGACCGTCACCGTCACCGACGACGACGGGGCCGCCACCTCCAGGACTCTCACCGACCTGGTCGTCTACGACCATGCGGCCGGCTGGGCCGTGGGCAGCGGCGCCTTCGCCTCGCCGGCCGACGCCTACCCCGCGTCCCCTCGGCTGACCGGAAAGGCAGCCTTCTCTTTCTCCCTCTCCTACGGCAGGAACGCCACCACCCCCACCGGCAGGGTCGCCTTCGACTTCAAGGCGGCGGGCCTCAAGTTCCGCTCCACGTTGTCCGATTGGCTGGTGGTCACCGGCTCGCGCGCCCGCTATCAGGGGTCTGGCACCCTTAACGGCGTCAAGGGCTACGGCGTCAGCATCACCGCCACCGACCACCCGGACACCTTCCTCATCAACGTGTGGAGGAAGTCCACCGGCGCCACCGTCTACGCCGGCCCCACCGCGGCACTTGCCTGCGGCATCACCATCGGCCACCACCCGGCGGCGCACTGA
- a CDS encoding spermidine synthase, producing MGLRFEEIDWQPTPIGEISLRRRRHPVSGDDVYEVKLGDEFLMSSLFTTGEIALTELALAKLPDTELDVAVGGLGLGYTAHAVLDDPRVRTLAVIDALAEVIDWHQRGLVPLGARLTSDTRCQLLHGDFFALAAGPCGLDPTEPGRRFHAILLDVDHSPRHVLHPRHAALYQPAGLRALAGHLHPGGVFALWSNDPPDPQFTSALSEVFAHTAAHVVAFDNPLQGGTSTNTVYLAGKAPDRP from the coding sequence ATGGGCCTGCGCTTCGAGGAGATCGACTGGCAACCGACGCCCATCGGAGAGATCAGTCTGCGTCGGCGCCGCCACCCGGTCTCGGGGGATGACGTGTACGAGGTAAAGCTTGGCGACGAGTTCCTGATGTCCAGCCTCTTCACTACCGGCGAGATCGCGCTCACGGAACTCGCCCTGGCCAAACTGCCGGACACCGAACTGGACGTAGCCGTCGGCGGACTCGGACTCGGCTACACCGCCCACGCCGTCCTGGATGATCCACGGGTGCGGACACTGGCGGTGATCGATGCGCTCGCCGAAGTCATCGACTGGCATCAGCGGGGCTTGGTCCCCCTCGGAGCCCGGTTGACCTCGGACACCCGCTGCCAACTGCTGCACGGAGACTTCTTCGCACTGGCCGCCGGTCCGTGCGGTCTCGACCCCACGGAGCCGGGCCGCCGCTTCCACGCCATCCTGCTGGACGTCGACCACTCGCCGCGCCATGTGCTCCACCCACGCCACGCGGCGCTCTACCAGCCCGCCGGGCTCCGCGCCCTCGCCGGTCACCTCCACCCCGGCGGGGTGTTCGCCTTGTGGTCGAACGACCCGCCCGACCCGCAGTTCACCTCCGCGCTCTCCGAGGTCTTCGCGCACACAGCGGCCCATGTCGTCGCTTTCGACAACCCGCTACAGGGCGGTACCTCGACCAACACGGTCTACCTGGCCGGCAAGGCACCGGACAGGCCCTGA
- a CDS encoding ScbR family autoregulator-binding transcription factor, producing the protein MPQPKQDRAIRTRHTILMAAATVFEERGYQAATISEILTTANVTKGALYFHFKSKEQLAQGVLAGQDQNLTVPPHPCKTQELIDTTMLHAHRLQTDPLVRAGVRLTLDQRADGLDRTAPFHHWTTIVTNLLTQAQQQGELLPHVNPQETAQILVGAFAGIQAMSQATTNYQNLPTTITTLLQHTLPTITHPATLTTLNLTPQRAHTIATLTTHSNTNSNTNSTGTDTTAGTGDTATQPDASTKAEPNTKAA; encoded by the coding sequence ATGCCACAACCCAAACAAGACCGCGCCATCCGCACCCGCCACACCATCCTCATGGCCGCAGCCACCGTCTTCGAAGAACGCGGCTACCAAGCCGCCACCATCAGCGAAATCCTCACCACCGCCAACGTCACCAAAGGCGCCCTCTACTTCCACTTCAAATCAAAAGAACAACTCGCCCAAGGCGTCCTCGCCGGACAAGACCAAAACCTCACCGTCCCCCCACACCCCTGCAAAACCCAAGAACTCATCGACACCACCATGCTCCACGCCCACCGCCTCCAAACAGACCCCCTCGTCCGCGCCGGCGTCCGCCTCACCCTCGACCAACGCGCCGACGGACTCGACCGCACCGCCCCCTTCCACCACTGGACCACCATCGTCACCAACCTCCTCACCCAAGCCCAACAACAAGGCGAACTCCTCCCCCACGTCAACCCCCAAGAAACCGCCCAAATACTCGTCGGCGCCTTCGCCGGCATCCAAGCCATGTCCCAAGCAACCACCAACTACCAAAACCTCCCCACCACCATCACCACCCTCCTCCAACACACCCTCCCCACCATCACCCACCCCGCCACCCTCACCACCCTCAACCTCACCCCCCAACGAGCACACACCATCGCCACCCTCACCACACACAGCAACACAAACAGCAACACAAACAGCACAGGCACAGACACAACAGCAGGCACAGGCGACACAGCAACGCAGCCAGACGCCAGCACAAAAGCGGAACCAAACACCAAAGCAGCATAA
- a CDS encoding ScbA/BarX family gamma-butyrolactone biosynthesis protein gives MSAPTFHTHRPARTTAPAPQDTAPPATPAHTPDTAPPAPHTTHTTHTTHTTHTTGTTGTTGTTGTTGTGPSTNTTRTAMPAGTADTRSTGMPAGAGDRMSAGAAGAAGAGVSAGQDAFGHLSLTRTVPKEFVHRASVAEVLLTDWHRTGQDRFTVSAQWPRAHSFFTPINGRHDPLIAAETIRQSGLLLAHTEYGVPLDHNFVMHDLTLTLDPAHLHVGPAPAALTIDVTCSDITRRRGRTAALRYTSTLRRDGHTLARADASCTCTPPAVYRRLRGNRTHTTPLPLTAPTAPQTVGRTSPTDVVLTPTPHPHTWQLRTDTRHPVLFDHPVDHIPGMVLLEAARQATTAHLGHPTLPLTLTTTFTNYAELDTPCHLQTHPTPTPTTTRPTPHQTIHITCHQNNRPVFHSTITTTTP, from the coding sequence ATGTCCGCACCCACATTCCACACCCACCGCCCGGCCCGCACCACGGCACCCGCCCCGCAGGACACCGCACCACCAGCCACACCCGCACACACCCCGGACACCGCACCACCCGCCCCGCACACCACGCACACCACGCACACCACGCACACCACGCACACCACGGGCACCACGGGCACCACGGGCACCACGGGCACCACGGGCACCGGACCGTCCACGAACACCACCCGCACCGCAATGCCCGCAGGCACCGCGGACACAAGGAGCACCGGGATGCCCGCGGGCGCCGGGGACAGGATGTCCGCGGGTGCCGCGGGTGCCGCGGGTGCCGGGGTGTCAGCGGGCCAGGACGCCTTCGGTCACCTCTCCCTGACCCGGACCGTCCCCAAGGAGTTCGTCCACCGCGCCTCCGTCGCCGAGGTCCTGCTCACCGACTGGCACCGCACCGGCCAGGACCGCTTCACCGTCAGCGCCCAATGGCCCCGCGCCCACTCCTTCTTCACCCCCATCAACGGCCGCCACGACCCCCTCATCGCCGCAGAAACCATCCGCCAGAGCGGACTCCTCCTCGCCCACACCGAATACGGCGTCCCCCTCGACCACAACTTCGTCATGCACGACCTCACCCTCACCCTCGACCCCGCGCACCTCCACGTCGGCCCCGCACCCGCCGCCCTCACCATCGACGTCACCTGCTCCGACATCACCCGCCGCCGCGGCCGCACCGCCGCCCTGCGCTACACCAGCACCCTGCGCCGCGACGGCCACACCCTCGCCCGCGCCGACGCCTCCTGCACCTGCACACCCCCCGCCGTCTACAGGCGCCTCCGCGGCAACCGCACCCACACCACCCCCCTCCCCCTCACCGCCCCCACCGCACCCCAGACCGTCGGCCGCACCTCCCCCACCGACGTCGTCCTCACCCCCACCCCCCACCCCCACACCTGGCAACTCCGCACCGACACCCGCCACCCCGTCCTCTTCGACCACCCCGTCGACCACATCCCCGGCATGGTCCTCCTCGAAGCCGCCCGCCAAGCCACCACCGCCCACCTCGGCCACCCCACCCTCCCCCTCACCCTCACCACCACCTTCACCAACTACGCCGAACTCGACACCCCCTGCCACCTCCAAACCCACCCCACCCCCACACCCACCACCACCCGCCCCACCCCCCACCAGACCATCCACATCACCTGCCACCAGAACAACCGCCCCGTCTTCCACTCCACCATCACCACCACCACCCCCTAA
- a CDS encoding acyl-CoA carboxylase epsilon subunit, translating to MSSAESVFRVERGRASREELAALCAVLCAVLAARADDGGDGGDGGGDGGRVRGQAWHRGRAGAVYRPPRAWR from the coding sequence GTGAGCAGCGCGGAGAGTGTTTTCCGGGTGGAGCGCGGGCGGGCGAGCCGGGAGGAGCTGGCGGCGCTGTGCGCCGTGCTGTGCGCGGTGCTGGCCGCCCGCGCGGACGACGGCGGCGACGGCGGCGACGGTGGCGGAGACGGCGGCCGGGTGCGGGGTCAGGCGTGGCACCGGGGGCGGGCGGGTGCGGTCTACCGGCCGCCCCGTGCCTGGCGGTGA
- a CDS encoding ScbR family autoregulator-binding transcription factor: MVKQERAARTREALVRSAAESFAGQGFATASLAVISAGAGVSSGALHFHFAGKAELADAVEESAADTLRVLTGRVAGEEAGPLQHLIDVTHRLAGRLREDVVLRAGFRLGGDMTRVPCADLRALWQGWVGEAVHLAGRGGELRRGVAPAGVVSAVVAATVGFEVLGARDTAWLSRPVIAQFWRLLLPTLAPVALHAALDTAGTTPRP; the protein is encoded by the coding sequence ATGGTCAAGCAGGAGCGTGCGGCGCGTACCCGGGAGGCCCTGGTGCGGTCGGCGGCGGAGAGTTTCGCCGGTCAGGGGTTTGCCACCGCGTCGCTGGCGGTGATCAGTGCGGGGGCGGGGGTGAGCAGCGGGGCGCTGCACTTCCATTTCGCGGGCAAGGCGGAGCTGGCGGACGCGGTGGAGGAGTCCGCGGCGGACACCCTGCGGGTGCTGACCGGGCGGGTGGCGGGTGAGGAGGCGGGGCCGCTGCAGCATCTCATCGACGTGACGCACCGGCTGGCCGGGCGGCTGCGTGAGGACGTGGTGCTGCGGGCGGGGTTCCGGCTCGGCGGTGACATGACCCGGGTGCCGTGTGCGGATCTGCGTGCGCTGTGGCAGGGGTGGGTGGGGGAGGCGGTGCACCTGGCCGGGCGGGGCGGCGAACTGCGCCGGGGGGTCGCGCCCGCGGGGGTGGTGAGCGCGGTGGTGGCCGCGACGGTGGGGTTCGAGGTGCTCGGCGCGCGGGACACGGCGTGGCTGTCGCGGCCCGTGATCGCCCAGTTCTGGCGGCTGCTGCTGCCCACGCTCGCCCCGGTGGCACTGCACGCCGCCCTCGACACCGCCGGCACCACCCCCCGCCCCTAG
- a CDS encoding AfsR/SARP family transcriptional regulator, whose translation MDIEVLGALAVRENGVSVVPTAPKPRRVLGLLALRADQVVPVAALVEELWGAMPRRSARTTLQTYVLQLRELIGAALAAPGRRPQAGEREGGGEGAGGGGRLGAKDVLATVPGGYRLRTRGGTVDHREFGRRAGTGYRAMDAEDYAGAARRLAGALELWSGPALTGLQAGSQIGMEARRLEEARLCALDQRIDADLRLGRHRELLPELTVLVNQHRMHESLHGQFMVALHRAGRRGEALDVYQRLRSTLVAELGLEPSAPLGRLQRSILTARPDSAPVTAPAAGTAPRLTARPA comes from the coding sequence GTGGACATCGAAGTGCTGGGTGCGCTGGCGGTGCGTGAGAACGGTGTGTCGGTCGTGCCGACGGCGCCGAAGCCGCGGCGGGTGCTGGGCCTGCTGGCCCTGCGCGCCGATCAGGTGGTGCCGGTGGCCGCGCTGGTCGAGGAGCTGTGGGGGGCGATGCCGCGGCGCAGTGCGCGCACCACCCTGCAGACCTACGTCCTGCAGTTGCGCGAGCTGATCGGCGCGGCGCTGGCCGCGCCGGGGCGGCGGCCGCAGGCGGGGGAGCGGGAAGGCGGGGGCGAGGGCGCTGGGGGTGGTGGGCGGCTGGGGGCCAAGGATGTTCTGGCCACCGTGCCGGGCGGCTACCGGCTGCGCACCCGGGGCGGCACGGTCGACCACCGGGAGTTCGGGCGCCGTGCGGGGACCGGTTACCGGGCGATGGACGCGGAGGACTACGCGGGAGCGGCCCGCCGGCTGGCCGGCGCGCTGGAGCTGTGGAGCGGGCCGGCGCTGACCGGTCTGCAGGCCGGCAGCCAGATCGGCATGGAGGCCCGCCGGCTGGAGGAGGCCCGGCTGTGCGCGCTGGACCAGCGCATCGACGCCGACCTGCGCCTGGGCCGCCACCGCGAGCTGCTGCCGGAGCTGACGGTGCTGGTCAACCAGCACCGGATGCACGAGAGCCTGCACGGCCAGTTCATGGTGGCGCTGCACCGCGCGGGCCGGCGCGGCGAGGCCCTGGACGTCTACCAGCGGCTGCGCTCCACCCTCGTCGCGGAACTGGGCCTGGAGCCCTCCGCGCCGCTGGGCCGCCTGCAGCGCTCCATCCTGACCGCCCGCCCCGACAGCGCCCCCGTGACCGCCCCCGCCGCCGGCACGGCCCCCCGGCTCACCGCCCGCCCGGCCTGA